A portion of the Cytophagales bacterium genome contains these proteins:
- a CDS encoding citrate transporter, with protein MLPSAWSVIPFILLLSLIAMGPLFFEHFWHKKYPLISVCLAALVVIYYIFMLDNSHSPMHAAIEYMQFISLLASLFIASGGILIKIDRDGTPMANTILLIIGSVAANLIGTTGASMLLIRPFIRLNKNRIKAYHIVFFIFMVSNVGGSLTPIGDPPLFLGFLKGIPFFWTLFHNVIPWAFAVCILALVFYFFDKRNNSRHVSSTDDMSGQIENHTGKVTIKGSKNFFWLGVIICAVFIDPNVFDWVPYILYEEQKISFLRELIMLSTAVLSYRFANKEALTGNEFEFEPIREVAFLFIGIFGTMIPALDLVAQYANSEAGMAMINQNSLYWGTGALSAVLDNAPTYLNFLAAGIASKGGTIQNMAEIRIYAAGGYANSIIELTAISIAAVFFGAMTYIGNGPNFMVKSIAEQIGIKMPSFLGYIIMYSLPILLPILFLVWLIFFYFQLI; from the coding sequence ATGCTTCCCTCTGCCTGGTCTGTCATCCCATTTATTTTGCTTCTCTCTTTGATTGCCATGGGCCCATTATTTTTTGAGCATTTCTGGCATAAAAAGTATCCGTTAATCTCAGTGTGTTTAGCAGCATTGGTTGTGATCTATTACATTTTCATGCTGGACAATTCACATAGCCCTATGCATGCTGCGATTGAGTATATGCAGTTTATCTCATTGCTCGCATCTTTGTTTATCGCATCAGGCGGCATTCTGATCAAGATAGACAGGGATGGAACTCCAATGGCAAACACCATCTTGCTAATCATAGGATCTGTTGCTGCAAACCTTATTGGGACTACCGGAGCCTCTATGCTTCTTATAAGGCCATTTATACGTTTAAACAAAAACCGGATTAAGGCATATCACATTGTTTTTTTCATATTCATGGTGAGCAATGTAGGTGGTTCGTTAACCCCCATAGGCGACCCACCGCTTTTCTTAGGCTTCCTAAAGGGAATACCATTCTTCTGGACATTATTTCATAATGTGATACCGTGGGCTTTTGCGGTTTGTATTCTTGCGTTGGTATTTTATTTCTTTGATAAGAGAAATAATAGCAGACATGTTAGCAGTACGGATGACATGTCTGGGCAGATAGAAAACCATACCGGTAAAGTTACAATTAAAGGAAGCAAAAACTTTTTTTGGCTTGGGGTGATCATCTGTGCCGTTTTTATTGATCCCAATGTATTTGACTGGGTGCCTTACATATTATATGAGGAACAAAAGATATCTTTTTTAAGAGAGCTCATCATGCTTTCCACGGCTGTTTTGTCGTACAGGTTTGCAAACAAAGAAGCATTAACAGGCAATGAGTTCGAATTTGAACCAATCAGGGAAGTGGCATTTTTGTTTATAGGTATTTTTGGAACCATGATACCTGCCCTTGATCTTGTTGCTCAATATGCCAACTCTGAGGCGGGTATGGCAATGATCAATCAAAACAGCTTATACTGGGGAACAGGCGCGTTATCTGCTGTGCTTGATAATGCCCCTACTTATCTTAATTTCTTAGCTGCCGGCATCGCATCAAAGGGAGGAACCATCCAAAACATGGCTGAGATAAGAATATATGCTGCAGGTGGCTATGCAAATTCGATCATTGAACTGACTGCCATATCAATTGCTGCAGTGTTTTTTGGGGCTATGACCTATATAGGTAATGGGCCAAATTTTATGGTAAAATCCATTGCTGAACAAATTGGAATAAAAATGCCCTCTTTCCTTGGTTACATTATTATGTACTCATTACCAATATTATTGCCTATTCTCTTTTTGGTTTGGTTGATATTCTTTTATTTTCAGTTGATTTGA
- a CDS encoding anhydro-N-acetylmuramic acid kinase gives MASKYKVIGVMSGTSLDGVDIAFCHFENKDNRWNFKIIKAQTVYYNTQWKQRLENLSKLDALTFVKTDIDYGIYLGDIIKKFIEVEKIKPEFIASHGHTIFHRSNQSTAGSRLLVVSNNLISAQIGNGAYIAATCTLPVICDFRSMDIALGGQGAPLVAIGDKLLFSEYELCLNLGGIANISFRGASFDICPMNIVLNYFANQLDVPFDKDGKIAMSGKYNAELFKKLNQLKYYKSKYPKSIGKEWIDGNILPILESSGISIKDKLNTFCHHIAYQITSVIKSKNNHNKQCRLLITGGGTYNDFLMSCLETNLQGNIQHPASNIQLIIPDKQLIEYKEALIFAFLGVLRMRNEENCLKSVTGAKRNSVGGAIYQAEKRF, from the coding sequence ATGGCTTCGAAGTACAAAGTAATAGGTGTAATGTCCGGCACCTCCCTTGATGGCGTTGATATAGCATTTTGCCATTTTGAAAATAAAGATAATCGCTGGAATTTCAAAATTATTAAAGCACAAACAGTTTATTATAACACACAATGGAAACAACGGCTCGAAAATCTCAGTAAGCTGGATGCTTTGACTTTTGTAAAAACTGACATTGACTACGGGATATATTTAGGTGATATCATCAAAAAATTTATTGAAGTAGAAAAAATAAAACCTGAATTCATTGCTTCCCACGGGCATACTATTTTTCATCGCTCAAACCAGTCAACAGCCGGCAGTCGGCTGTTGGTAGTCAGTAATAATTTGATCAGCGCACAAATTGGTAATGGGGCATATATTGCAGCTACTTGCACGTTACCGGTAATTTGTGATTTTCGCTCCATGGATATTGCTTTGGGAGGCCAGGGGGCGCCACTGGTAGCAATTGGAGATAAATTACTTTTTTCGGAATATGAATTATGTTTAAACCTGGGAGGTATTGCTAATATATCATTTAGGGGGGCTTCCTTTGATATCTGCCCCATGAATATAGTGCTCAATTATTTTGCAAACCAGTTGGATGTGCCCTTTGATAAAGATGGAAAAATAGCAATGTCGGGTAAATACAATGCTGAATTATTTAAAAAACTTAATCAATTAAAATATTACAAGTCAAAATATCCTAAATCTATTGGAAAAGAATGGATAGACGGGAACATACTACCGATATTGGAAAGTTCCGGGATCAGTATTAAAGACAAGCTAAATACTTTTTGCCATCATATCGCATACCAAATCACATCAGTAATAAAATCTAAAAACAATCATAATAAACAATGCCGGCTCTTAATAACCGGTGGCGGTACCTATAATGATTTTCTCATGTCTTGTTTAGAAACAAATTTACAGGGCAATATCCAACATCCAGCCTCCAACATCCAGCTCATTATTCCAGACAAGCAATTAATAGAATACAAAGAAGCGCTTATATTTGCATTTTTGGGTGTATTAAGGATGAGGAATGAAGAGAATTGCTTAAAGTCAGTTACCGGAGCAAAGCGTAATAGTGTAGGTGGCGCTATTTATCAAGCAGAAAAAAGGTTTTAA